The Komagataella phaffii GS115 chromosome 4, complete sequence genome includes the window TTTAATTCCtcaccttcttcttcttaccTTGGTCTTGTCGAATTTGCTCGTACTTACGTTTGAAATACTTCGTTGAGTCATCGTCATGCAGAATCTCATCTATCAGTGTTTTTCCTCTCTGTTTTTTGGTCAATTTGTTATAATATCCAGTGTTACTTTCAACAATGGTaccaaattgaaagaattcTGGGGTCTTCCAATTGTCCTTCTTATAATGTCTCTTGGGGTCCAACACCGCCCTATTCTTAACGATTTCAAGGTCTCTCTTAACTTGTGGTGTCAGTTCACCTTTAGGCATATTGAACCATTTGTCCCCAGCAtgctctttttctttctttttccttctaGACAATTGTGTAACTATAGGATCACTGATCTTAAGAATCTTGGCTTTTGTCTCCTTTAGTTCGTAGTTCTTAATCAGTGTTTTCATATCTGCATCTAATCGAAATTCACTCTGCAGCTTCGGCATCTTGCTCAAAGTAGACTGAACCTGTTCGAACTCGTCCTTATCATCTTTGAGTCCTGCCAGAatctcattttcatctttttctGCAAGGTTTGCCGGAGgttcttccttcttctcaagCTCATTCTTTAAGTACTCTGCGTTGAGCTCGGCgaaaatttcatcaaacgATTTTTGTGGTTCACTGGTACTTTCTTGCTCAGCTGATTTGGGGTCAGCAAGCAGTGATTCCATAGGTAGCTCCTCTAGCTCTGTGATCGGAGATACTTTTGACATTTCTGTAGGGCAAAAATTATTTTCTAACTatttaatttttcataCAGATCACGTGAAATATTATACAATGCTTATGTAACGAACAATTCTATCAATGGACAAATAATTATACAAtaaaagaatgaaaagaattACACAGGCAGTCAGCGTATTGACCAATCAACTGTATGGCTTTCAGTTCCTTTTATGTACTTCAAAGCTGGGTTGAACGAGCTATCAGAAGAGAAAATAATGCCTTGAATATACTAACGTTACATCACAACTCCTTCTCTAACTTATCCATAAAGACAGCATTTTGAACAGTCAATAGCTTGTAACtccatttttttgtctCGTTAAGTTCATTTCCATACTCAGTGTACACATTGTCGTGAAATGCCTTCAACTGAGACTCGTATCGCTCTAGCGTGTCAGCTAAATGCACCAACTCTTCAGTGCCCAACTTGTCAATATCGTCATCTGAAGGAAGGTGGACATTATTTTCTGCCAGAGTTTCAT containing:
- a CDS encoding Essential nucleolar protein involved in the early steps of 35S rRNA processing is translated as MSKVSPITELEELPMESLLADPKSAEQESTSEPQKSFDEIFAELNAEYLKNELEKKEEPPANLAEKDENEILAGLKDDKDEFEQVQSTLSKMPKLQSEFRLDADMKTLIKNYELKETKAKILKISDPIVTQLSRRKKKEKEHAGDKWFNMPKGELTPQVKRDLEIVKNRAVLDPKRHYKKDNWKTPEFFQFGTIVESNTGYYNKLTKKQRGKTLIDEILHDDDSTKYFKRKYEQIRQDQGKKKKVRN